One segment of Panicum virgatum strain AP13 chromosome 3K, P.virgatum_v5, whole genome shotgun sequence DNA contains the following:
- the LOC120697481 gene encoding mediator of RNA polymerase II transcription subunit 28-like, with translation MADPPPPSQSPAQTPPPPHQQPQPTPGAGGREDMLACVAALEAALLPCLPARELQAVDRSLQSSHQIDVERHARDFMEAAKKLQSYFISLQREDQPTAEEMLRKEITTMEEELKTKSKLIAKHKKLIEGWRKELKEQLGKHITELERV, from the exons ATGgctgatccgccgccgccgtcgcagtcGCCGGcgcagacgccgccgccgccgcatcagcAGCCGCAGCCCACTCccggggcgggcgggcgcgagGACATGCTGGCGTgcgtggcggcgctggaggcggcgctgctgccgTGCCTCCCCGCGCGCGAGCTCCAGGCCGTCGACCGCTCCCTCCAGTCCTCGCACCAGA TTGATGTTGAGAGGCACGCCAGGGACTTCATGGAGGCTGCCAAGAAGCTCCAGTCTTACTTCATCAGCCTGCAGCGCGAGGACCAACCAACAGCAGAAGAGATGCTTCGGAAG GAGATCACTACAATGGAGGAAGAACTGAAGACCAAGTCCAAGCTTATTGCCAAGCACAAGAAGCTGATTGAAGGGTGGCGGAAAGAACTGAAGGAGCAGCTGGGGAAGCACATAACTGAGCTCGAAAGGGTGTGA
- the LOC120697483 gene encoding 60S ribosomal protein L18-2-like isoform X2 produces the protein MGIDLVAGGRNKKTKRTAPKSDDVYLKLLVKLYRFLVRRTKSSFNAVILKRLFMSKTNRPPISLRRLANFMKGKEKNIAVIVGSVTDDKRIQEIPAMKVTALRFTETARARIINAGGECLTFDQLALRAPLGENTVLLRGPKNAREAVRHFGKAPGVPHSHTKPYVRSKGRKFEKARGRRNSRGFKV, from the exons atg GGTATCGACCTTGTCGCCGGCGGGAGGAACAAGAAGACCAAGCGCACCGCGCCCAAGTCGGACGATGTCTACCTCAAGCTCCTCGTCAAG CTGTACCGTTTCTTGGTCAGGAGGACCAAGAGCAGTTTTAATGCCGTCATCCTCAAGAGGCTCTTCATGAGCAAGACCAACCGCCCTCCCATCTCCCTGCGCCGTCTAGCCAATTTCATGAAAGGGAAG GAGAAGAACATTGCTGTGATTGTTGGTTCAGTCACAGATGACAAGAGGATCCAAGAGATTCCAGCAATGAAGGTTACCGCACTGAGGTTCACAGAGACAGCAAGGGCTAGGATTATCAATGCTGGTGGGGAGTGCCTCACATTTGACCAGCTTGCTCTCCGTGCTCCACTTGGCGAGAACACG GTCCTTCTGAGGGGTCCCAAGAACGCCCGTGAGGCAGTGAGACACTTTGGCAAGGCTCCTGGTGTGCCACACAGCCACACCAAGCCGTATGTGCGCTCCAAGGGAAGGAAGTTCGAGAAGGCTCGTGGCAGAAGGAACAGCCGTGGGTTCAAGGTCTAA
- the LOC120697483 gene encoding 60S ribosomal protein L18-2-like isoform X1 produces MGIDLVAGGRNKKTKRTAPKSDDVYLKLLVKLYRFLVRRTKSSFNAVILKRLFMSKTNRPPISLRRLANFMKGKEEKNIAVIVGSVTDDKRIQEIPAMKVTALRFTETARARIINAGGECLTFDQLALRAPLGENTVLLRGPKNAREAVRHFGKAPGVPHSHTKPYVRSKGRKFEKARGRRNSRGFKV; encoded by the exons atg GGTATCGACCTTGTCGCCGGCGGGAGGAACAAGAAGACCAAGCGCACCGCGCCCAAGTCGGACGATGTCTACCTCAAGCTCCTCGTCAAG CTGTACCGTTTCTTGGTCAGGAGGACCAAGAGCAGTTTTAATGCCGTCATCCTCAAGAGGCTCTTCATGAGCAAGACCAACCGCCCTCCCATCTCCCTGCGCCGTCTAGCCAATTTCATGAAAGGGAAG GAGGAGAAGAACATTGCTGTGATTGTTGGTTCAGTCACAGATGACAAGAGGATCCAAGAGATTCCAGCAATGAAGGTTACCGCACTGAGGTTCACAGAGACAGCAAGGGCTAGGATTATCAATGCTGGTGGGGAGTGCCTCACATTTGACCAGCTTGCTCTCCGTGCTCCACTTGGCGAGAACACG GTCCTTCTGAGGGGTCCCAAGAACGCCCGTGAGGCAGTGAGACACTTTGGCAAGGCTCCTGGTGTGCCACACAGCCACACCAAGCCGTATGTGCGCTCCAAGGGAAGGAAGTTCGAGAAGGCTCGTGGCAGAAGGAACAGCCGTGGGTTCAAGGTCTAA